In Raphanus sativus cultivar WK10039 unplaced genomic scaffold, ASM80110v3 Scaffold2864, whole genome shotgun sequence, a single window of DNA contains:
- the LOC130494399 gene encoding uncharacterized protein LOC130494399: MKEETAMEEPERKIPRKIASLDDDELWAGFKWEETDKILSGEIKPKTLITTYHMSPSSTRYPERGPFLAREMEAVFPNSKYMTREPNEMLDSIIALARKNDCTSLILARSNSPREDIIYILNLLNNATAVFRVIDLVPREDIPNRSDPISGLYPSIQMRGFESPASVGTAKMIQALFPCVPPVRGRRSIAWFEKQKNYIFFRHSGYFKKETVEGQPPPSVPSLIKECGPRFALQFTGLHLFDAHNLDFYPVCLPDITWTTRLKPLPLR; this comes from the exons atgaaggaggaAACGGCCATGGAAGAGCCAGAGAGGAAGATCCCGAGGAAGATAGCGAGCCTGGATGATGATGAG CTCTGGGCAGGATTTAAATGGGAGGAAACAGATAAGATCTTGAGTGGTGAAATCAAACCCAAAACCTTGATCACTACCTACCATATGTCCCCATCTTCT ACACGATATCCTGAGAGGGGACCATTTCTTGCGAGAGAGATGGAAGCGGTGTTCCCCAATTCTAAATACATGACCAGAGAGCCCAACGAAATGCTTGATTCT ATCATAGCATTAGCGAGAAAGAATGATTGTACATCTCTCATCCTCGCTCGTTCAAATTCTCCCAGAGAGG ATATAATCTATATCCTAAACTTGCTGAATAATGCCACCGCTGTGTTTAGGGTTATTGATCTCGTCCCACGGGAGGATATTCCg AATCGGTCTGATCCCATTAGTGGCCTCTACCCGAGTATTCAGATGAGAGGTTTTGAGTCTCCTGCCAGTGTTGGCACTGCCAA aatgaTACAAGCTCTCTTCCCCTGTGTCCCTCCTGTCCGTGGTCGAAGGAGTATTGCATGGTTCGAGAAGCAAAAAAACTATATCTTTTTCCGACATTCTGG TTACTTCAAAAAGGAAACCGTTGAAGGACAACCTCCTCCTAGTGTTCCCTCGCTGATAAAG GAATGTGGACCTCGTTTTGCGCTCCAGTTCACTGGTTTACATTTATTTGATGCTCACAACCTAGACTTCTATCCGGTTTGCTTG CCGGATATAACTTGGACGACTCGATTAAAACCACTTCCTCTGCGCTGA